In Geminocystis sp. NIES-3709, a single genomic region encodes these proteins:
- a CDS encoding 2Fe-2S iron-sulfur cluster-binding protein, which translates to MAKIIRLDPLGTETSIKTNDNLLSGLLKNQLNVMQECGGRGMCSTCHIYVKKGMESLSPLNRREKRTLEVITTCKLNSRLACQARVIGEGVVVELPAGMYLSEIEDIEALIGRRAQQNILHPISGKILVEEGKLITRSMISQLENTKGEVSKYLANTSDAI; encoded by the coding sequence GTGGCTAAAATCATCAGACTTGATCCTCTTGGTACAGAAACCAGTATTAAAACTAACGATAATCTTTTATCTGGATTACTCAAAAATCAACTTAATGTAATGCAAGAATGTGGTGGCAGAGGAATGTGTTCCACCTGTCATATTTATGTTAAGAAGGGTATGGAAAGTTTATCTCCTCTAAATCGTCGAGAAAAAAGAACCTTAGAAGTAATTACTACTTGTAAACTTAATTCTCGTTTAGCTTGTCAGGCGAGGGTAATCGGTGAGGGGGTGGTAGTAGAATTACCAGCAGGGATGTACTTAAGTGAGATAGAAGATATTGAAGCGTTGATTGGTAGAAGAGCTCAACAAAATATTCTACACCCGATTTCTGGCAAGATTTTAGTGGAAGAAGGGAAGTTGATTACTCGATCGATGATTAGTCAATTAGAAAATACAAAAGGGGAAGTGTCCAAATATTTAGCTAATACCAGTGACGCAATTTAA